AGCCCGTAACGAAAACGGCGAAATCAGCACCTTCCCGATGGTTGAGATGGAGTTTAACCCCAAAGCCAACCTTGTTGAGTTTTTGATAGCACCATCAACCCTACCCTTCGCCGTACAGCAAAAAGCCGAGCAGATAGCCAAGAAAATAGCTGATAGCCTGAAAATAGTTGGCTTATTGGCTGTTGAAATGTTTTTGGATAAACAAGGTAGAATTTTAGTTAATGAATTGGCCCCACGCCCGCATAACAGCGGTCACCAAACCATTGAAGGTAACGTGGTATCGCAATTTGAGCAGCATTTAAGGGCGATATTTAACCAGCCTTTAGGCGATACCGCCAGCCTGAACAATGCCATTATGGTGAATGTTTTGGGAGAGGCCGGTTATGAAGGTCCGGCTGTTTACCAGGGCATAGAGAAAGTACTGAAGGTGCCAGGCGTATATATTCATCTTTACGGTAAAGCTTTGACTAAGCCGTTCAGAAAAATGGGCCATGTAACTATTGTTGATGCTGATCGGGAAAAAGCCATCGAAAAAGCAAAGTTTGTCCAGAAAACACTAAAAGTAATAAGCTAAGAAGTTCATGGTTCATAGATCATAGTTCATAGTAGAAAATGGCTTTTAGATTCGAAGACCTCCAGGTTTGGCAGAAGGCCATGGATTTGGATGAATACATAAATCAGTTGACAAAAACCTTTCCAAAGGAAGAAATTTATATTTTAACGTCGCAAATAAAACGTGCTGCCGATTCTGTTGTTCTTAATATAGCTGAAGGTTCAACAGGCCAAAGTAAAGCAGTTTTTAAAGTCTTTTTAGGATATTCCCTAAGATCTGCAATTGAAGTTGTGAGTTGTCTTTTTATTGCGAAAAGACGAAATTATATCACTGAAGAAAAATTTAAGGAATTATACACCGATTATGAAGTATTGGTAAAAATGATCACCGCGCTAAAAAACTCTATTTAGCCCATTCTACCATGAACCATGAACCATGATCTATGAACCATGAACCAATTATGAGTACAAAAGTCGCCATTATAATGGGCAGCAAATCCGATTTGAATGTAATGCAGGATGCTGCCGATGTTTTAGCCGAATTAGGCGT
The sequence above is a segment of the Mucilaginibacter celer genome. Coding sequences within it:
- a CDS encoding 5-(carboxyamino)imidazole ribonucleotide synthase, with translation MKAFYGDLKLGILGGGQLGRMLIQQAINYNVTVKILDPDREAPCRKLCDEFNVGSLGDYETVYNFGKTVDLLTIEIEKVNVDALEQLEKEGVLVYPQSRVIRLIQDKGLQKQFFKENDIPTADFQIITSPQQLQQSLIPFPYIQKLRKDGYDGKGVYKVIDESYLAGAFKEPSLIEQWIDFEKEIAVIVARNENGEISTFPMVEMEFNPKANLVEFLIAPSTLPFAVQQKAEQIAKKIADSLKIVGLLAVEMFLDKQGRILVNELAPRPHNSGHQTIEGNVVSQFEQHLRAIFNQPLGDTASLNNAIMVNVLGEAGYEGPAVYQGIEKVLKVPGVYIHLYGKALTKPFRKMGHVTIVDADREKAIEKAKFVQKTLKVIS
- a CDS encoding four helix bundle protein, with amino-acid sequence MAFRFEDLQVWQKAMDLDEYINQLTKTFPKEEIYILTSQIKRAADSVVLNIAEGSTGQSKAVFKVFLGYSLRSAIEVVSCLFIAKRRNYITEEKFKELYTDYEVLVKMITALKNSI